The Nocardioides sp. S5 genome includes a window with the following:
- a CDS encoding SMP-30/gluconolactonase/LRE family protein, producing the protein MPAGPTRPSQSRRKAIRAQQLTDVVTHHGEGICWDPDMSRLRLVDVFEGDLLTLDGDRLASRLDVGAVVGAWRPRDAGGVVVATDDRFVLLDRAGAVEWTSPSLFGPGRRMNDGGCDRQGRFYCGSMSVDALPGQGTLWRLDPDRTVSPAMTDLTIPNGLVWSEDGTRAFHVDTPRGTVDVLEHDGETGRLAHRSPVARVSGGHPDGMALDAHEGLWVAMWGGSAVHRYSLDGHLTAVVEVGAAQVSSCAFGGPGDTHLYITTSRQGLGDSEDPTAGAVFCVDVDVEGAPVATYGA; encoded by the coding sequence ATGCCCGCGGGCCCCACCCGTCCATCCCAGTCCCGGAGGAAAGCCATCCGAGCCCAGCAGCTGACCGACGTCGTCACGCACCACGGGGAAGGCATCTGCTGGGACCCCGACATGTCCCGGCTCCGCCTCGTCGACGTCTTCGAGGGCGACCTGCTCACCCTCGACGGCGACCGCCTCGCCTCACGCCTCGACGTGGGTGCCGTCGTCGGCGCCTGGCGTCCCCGCGACGCGGGAGGCGTGGTGGTCGCGACGGACGACCGGTTCGTCCTGCTCGACCGTGCGGGCGCGGTCGAGTGGACCTCGCCCTCGCTCTTCGGGCCGGGTCGCCGGATGAACGACGGCGGGTGCGACCGGCAGGGCCGGTTCTACTGCGGGTCGATGAGCGTGGACGCCCTCCCCGGTCAGGGAACCCTCTGGCGCCTGGACCCGGACCGCACGGTCTCCCCGGCGATGACGGACCTGACGATCCCCAACGGGCTCGTCTGGTCCGAGGACGGGACCCGGGCCTTCCACGTGGACACGCCGCGGGGCACGGTCGACGTGCTGGAGCACGACGGCGAAACAGGCAGGCTGGCGCACCGGAGTCCGGTGGCGCGGGTGTCCGGTGGACACCCCGACGGGATGGCGCTGGATGCTCACGAGGGTCTCTGGGTCGCGATGTGGGGCGGCTCCGCCGTGCACCGCTACTCCCTAGACGGCCACCTCACGGCCGTGGTCGAGGTGGGCGCGGCCCAGGTGTCGTCCTGCGCCTTCGGCGGCCCGGGCGACACCCACCTCTACATCACGACGTCCCGACAGGGCCTCGGCGACTCCGAGGACCCCACGGCCGGTGCGGTCTTCTGCGTCGACGTGGACGTGGAGGGAGCGCCGGTCGCGACGTACGGCGCGTGA
- a CDS encoding LacI family DNA-binding transcriptional regulator translates to MVVNGHASTLDEVARLAGVSKATASRALNGRSKVSAKAQAAVVDAARELGYTPNGAARSLVMQRTGSVAVILPESDERVFSDPFFARMLHAVARSLRERDLQLVLLLAQPGDEDRMLLYLRGRYVDGAIVASHHRDDRLAEHLSDLGLPCVFIGAPWIGAERVPVVDSDNAGAAAQAVRVLVESGRRRIATIAGPRDMRAGHDRLVGWRQELEAAGLDSSLVAHGDFTEHSGTRACAELLDADGDIDGIFAASDLMALGAMRELGARGIRVPDDVAIVGYDDLGVAERTEPPLTTLRNPIGQMVTEAVRLLVEAIDQGGRGAPRRVVFVPELVRRDTV, encoded by the coding sequence GTGGTGGTGAACGGGCACGCGTCCACGCTGGACGAGGTGGCCAGGCTGGCAGGGGTCAGCAAGGCGACGGCGTCGCGTGCGCTCAACGGCAGGTCCAAGGTGAGCGCCAAGGCGCAGGCCGCGGTCGTCGACGCCGCACGAGAGCTCGGCTACACGCCGAACGGTGCCGCCCGCTCCCTCGTCATGCAGCGGACCGGCTCCGTCGCGGTGATCCTGCCCGAGTCGGACGAGCGCGTCTTCTCCGACCCGTTCTTCGCGCGGATGCTGCACGCCGTGGCCCGTTCGCTGCGCGAGCGCGACCTGCAGCTCGTGCTCCTGCTCGCCCAGCCGGGCGACGAGGACCGCATGCTGCTCTACCTGCGCGGGCGCTACGTCGACGGCGCCATCGTCGCCTCGCACCACCGCGACGACCGCCTCGCCGAGCACCTCTCCGACCTCGGGCTGCCGTGCGTGTTCATCGGCGCCCCGTGGATCGGCGCCGAGCGGGTCCCCGTCGTCGACAGCGACAACGCCGGTGCCGCGGCCCAGGCCGTGAGGGTCCTGGTCGAGAGCGGTCGGCGCAGGATCGCCACGATCGCCGGACCGCGCGACATGCGCGCCGGTCACGACCGGCTCGTGGGCTGGCGCCAGGAGCTGGAGGCGGCGGGGCTGGACAGCAGCCTGGTCGCCCACGGCGACTTCACCGAGCACAGCGGGACCAGGGCCTGCGCCGAGCTGCTCGACGCCGACGGCGACATCGACGGGATCTTCGCCGCGTCCGACCTGATGGCACTCGGTGCGATGCGCGAGCTCGGGGCTCGCGGCATCCGGGTCCCCGACGACGTCGCGATCGTCGGCTACGACGACCTCGGCGTCGCCGAGCGCACCGAGCCGCCCCTCACCACGCTGCGCAACCCGATCGGCCAGATGGTCACCGAGGCGGTCCGGCTCCTGGTCGAGGCGATCGACCAGGGCGGACGTGGCGCCCCGCGTCGCGTCGTCTTCGTGCCGGAGCTGGTGCGTCGTGACACCGTCTGA
- a CDS encoding sugar ABC transporter permease, translating to MTRTDAPAGEVLETSPATGSPVPPPGLTWRQKLSHWDFRFSPYLYVVPFFALFLVIGVYPMVYSGYLSFFSWPRYGLTHGEGVGFANYGHVLADPVFHKAFWNTIGIFVLSAVPQVVVATVVAAMLDTPLRGRTWWRMSVLLPFVVAPAAAALIFGSIFADKTGLANEVLRAVGLSGVAWHSDRFASWTAIATMVNYRWTGYNTLIILAALQAIPRQLYEAAAIDGAGRVQQFFHVTLPSIRPTMLFVIITATIGGMQIFTEPRLFDTNLQFQGGANYQYQTLTMYVFNTSNSGTDPYPRAAAATWIIVLIIIGIALLNYAITRQVQRRGER from the coding sequence GTGACCCGCACCGACGCCCCCGCCGGGGAGGTCCTCGAGACCTCCCCGGCGACGGGCTCGCCGGTCCCACCTCCCGGGCTGACGTGGCGGCAGAAGCTCTCCCACTGGGACTTCCGCTTCTCGCCCTACCTCTACGTCGTGCCGTTCTTCGCGCTCTTCCTCGTCATCGGCGTCTACCCGATGGTCTACTCGGGCTACCTCTCCTTCTTCTCCTGGCCCCGCTACGGGCTGACCCACGGCGAGGGCGTCGGGTTCGCCAACTACGGCCACGTGCTGGCCGACCCGGTGTTCCACAAGGCCTTCTGGAACACCATCGGCATCTTCGTGCTCTCCGCGGTGCCGCAGGTGGTCGTCGCCACGGTCGTGGCCGCCATGCTCGACACCCCGTTGCGCGGGCGCACCTGGTGGCGGATGAGCGTGCTGCTCCCGTTCGTCGTCGCGCCGGCCGCGGCCGCGCTCATCTTCGGCAGCATCTTCGCCGACAAGACCGGCCTGGCCAACGAGGTGCTGCGCGCCGTCGGACTGTCGGGCGTGGCCTGGCACTCCGACCGGTTCGCCAGCTGGACGGCCATCGCGACGATGGTCAACTACCGCTGGACCGGCTACAACACCCTGATCATCCTCGCCGCGCTCCAGGCGATCCCGCGCCAGCTCTACGAGGCAGCGGCGATCGACGGCGCCGGTCGCGTGCAGCAGTTCTTCCACGTCACCCTGCCGTCGATCCGGCCGACGATGCTCTTCGTCATCATCACCGCCACCATCGGGGGGATGCAGATCTTCACCGAGCCGCGGCTCTTCGACACCAACCTGCAGTTCCAGGGCGGGGCGAACTACCAGTACCAGACGCTGACGATGTACGTCTTCAACACCTCCAACAGCGGCACGGATCCCTACCCGCGCGCGGCTGCGGCGACCTGGATCATCGTCCTCATCATCATCGGCATCGCGCTGCTCAACTACGCCATCACCCGTCAGGTGCAGAGGAGGGGGGAGCGGTGA
- a CDS encoding GH1 family beta-glucosidase, whose amino-acid sequence MTTIRSFPSDFLWGAAAASYQIEGAVTVDGRAPSIWDTFSRVPGAILGGDTGDVACEHYDRMPQDVAMMKELGLGSYRFSVAWPRVCPDGGPVNAAGLDFYSRLTDELLEAGITPWLTLYHWDLPQALEDEGGWTNRDTAHRFLDYAMAVHDVLGDRVDSWTTHNEPWCSAFMGYTSGGHAPGRSEGVAGVVAAHHLLLGHGLFVDEFRRRGGTPENGKAVGITLNPTVADPFDPTREDDVEAARRLDGFHNRVFLDPLFLGKYADDLSRDTVGMLFEGKRWEDFVLDGDLELISAPTDFLGVNFYHPDLPAALPYDAEPGELLGSRIQHSTRPRESPYPGGGFVFPRTGRPTTDRDWEIDADALTRLLVRLRDAYGAPPIYITENGAMADDVVEDGAIHDTGRQQFIEQHLHAVRDAMDAGVDVRGYFVWSLMDNFEWSYGYAHRFGIVHVDYDTQVRTPKDSARWFAEVAVANGLPVA is encoded by the coding sequence ATGACGACCATCCGATCCTTTCCGTCCGACTTCCTCTGGGGGGCCGCTGCGGCGAGCTACCAGATCGAGGGTGCGGTGACGGTTGACGGGCGTGCGCCGTCCATCTGGGACACCTTCTCGCGGGTGCCCGGCGCGATCCTCGGTGGCGACACCGGCGACGTCGCGTGCGAGCACTACGACCGGATGCCGCAGGACGTCGCCATGATGAAGGAGCTCGGCCTCGGCTCGTACCGCTTCTCCGTCGCCTGGCCGCGCGTGTGCCCTGACGGTGGGCCGGTGAACGCCGCCGGGCTGGACTTCTACAGCAGGCTCACCGACGAGCTGCTCGAGGCCGGCATCACGCCGTGGCTGACCCTCTACCACTGGGACCTCCCACAAGCGCTGGAGGACGAGGGCGGCTGGACCAACCGCGACACCGCCCACCGGTTCCTCGACTACGCGATGGCCGTGCACGACGTGCTCGGCGACCGTGTCGACAGCTGGACGACCCACAACGAGCCGTGGTGCTCGGCGTTCATGGGCTACACCAGCGGGGGCCACGCCCCCGGACGCAGCGAGGGCGTCGCCGGGGTCGTCGCTGCTCATCACCTGCTCCTCGGCCACGGACTGTTCGTCGACGAGTTCCGTCGTCGCGGTGGCACCCCCGAGAACGGGAAGGCCGTGGGCATCACGCTCAACCCGACCGTGGCCGACCCCTTCGACCCGACCCGCGAGGACGACGTCGAGGCGGCGCGGCGGCTCGACGGCTTCCACAACCGGGTTTTCCTCGACCCGCTGTTCCTCGGGAAGTACGCCGACGACCTGTCCCGCGACACCGTGGGCATGCTCTTCGAGGGCAAGCGCTGGGAGGACTTCGTCCTCGACGGCGACCTCGAGCTGATCAGTGCGCCGACCGACTTCCTCGGCGTGAACTTCTACCACCCCGACCTCCCCGCGGCGCTGCCGTACGACGCCGAGCCGGGCGAGCTCCTCGGGAGCCGGATCCAGCACTCAACGCGCCCGCGCGAGTCGCCGTACCCCGGGGGTGGCTTCGTGTTCCCGCGGACCGGCCGGCCGACCACCGACCGCGACTGGGAGATCGACGCGGACGCACTGACGCGCCTGCTCGTCCGGCTCAGGGACGCCTACGGCGCGCCGCCGATCTACATCACCGAGAACGGCGCGATGGCCGACGACGTGGTGGAGGACGGCGCGATCCACGACACCGGCCGCCAGCAGTTCATCGAGCAGCACCTGCACGCGGTGCGGGACGCGATGGACGCCGGCGTCGACGTGCGCGGCTACTTCGTGTGGTCGCTGATGGACAACTTCGAGTGGAGCTACGGCTACGCCCACCGCTTCGGCATCGTCCACGTCGACTACGACACCCAGGTGCGCACGCCCAAGGACAGCGCGCGGTGGTTTGCGGAGGTGGCCGTGGCGAACGGCCTGCCAGTAGCGTGA
- a CDS encoding carbohydrate ABC transporter permease, with the protein MSRRPGFLVYGLLSAFVLGSTFPLYWSFVIGSVTKERAIQSPLPLYPGGYFLDNARRVFDQIDFWSALANSVLISGISAASVVFFSTLAGYSFAKLRFRGSNLAMAFVVATMAVPTQLAFVPLLKTFSNLELTGTRTAVVLPFLVTAFGVFFMRQYLLDAIPDELIEAARVDGCSQLRTFWTVAVPAARPAMAILALFTFMQTWTEFMWPLLILQGSDVQTLQTALDQLKIAPAGGIADIALLQAGTLLATIPLLLLFIATGRQLVAGIMQGAVKG; encoded by the coding sequence GTGAGCCGACGTCCCGGGTTCCTCGTCTACGGCCTGCTGTCGGCCTTCGTGCTGGGCTCGACGTTCCCGCTCTACTGGTCCTTCGTCATCGGCTCGGTGACCAAGGAGCGCGCGATCCAGAGCCCGTTGCCGCTCTACCCCGGCGGCTACTTCCTCGACAACGCCCGTCGCGTCTTCGACCAGATCGACTTCTGGTCGGCGCTCGCGAACTCGGTGCTGATCTCGGGGATCTCGGCGGCGTCCGTCGTGTTCTTCTCCACGCTCGCGGGCTACTCCTTCGCCAAGCTCCGGTTCCGCGGGAGCAACCTGGCCATGGCGTTCGTCGTCGCCACGATGGCGGTGCCCACCCAGCTGGCGTTCGTGCCCCTGCTCAAGACCTTCAGCAACCTCGAGCTCACGGGGACCCGCACCGCCGTGGTCCTGCCCTTCCTCGTCACGGCGTTCGGGGTCTTCTTCATGCGCCAGTACCTCCTCGACGCGATCCCCGACGAGCTCATCGAGGCGGCCCGCGTCGACGGCTGCTCGCAGCTGCGCACGTTCTGGACGGTCGCGGTGCCCGCTGCGCGACCGGCCATGGCGATCCTCGCGCTGTTCACCTTCATGCAGACCTGGACCGAGTTCATGTGGCCGCTGCTGATCCTGCAGGGCTCCGACGTCCAGACCCTCCAGACCGCGCTCGACCAGCTCAAGATCGCGCCAGCGGGCGGCATCGCCGACATCGCGCTGCTGCAGGCCGGCACCCTGCTCGCGACGATCCCGCTGCTACTTCTGTTCATCGCGACCGGCCGCCAGCTCGTGGCCGGCATCATGCAAGGAGCCGTCAAGGGATGA
- a CDS encoding extracellular solute-binding protein, translating to MRHSTTRRKAAVGAALALVAGTTAACGGDSEASQASLGKDDVLTITTFSDFGYDALIEEWNADPDRPFSVEMTKIADWDPWKQTLTQKLQAGDGLTDIVAVEGDAMPQFLSEGASDQFADISDPSLDDRWVEYAYQAGQTADGKQVGYPTDAGPEAFCYRADLFEKAGLPSDREEVEAIFETWDSYFAAGEELTAALPETKWYDSSGSIAQAMLNQAEFPFQTADNTIDVENAELELVWDTVTGYSTTLSPRVVQWKEDWTANFTNDGFATMPCPGWMFSNIKSNAPEVKGWDIANAFPGGGGNWGGSYLAVPAMSEHQEEAQEFASWLTDADQELAAFEAAGNYPANVEAQESLAAENATDPYFNDAPTAVILADRAAAVEPGRPYKGDMYSDILGLFQTAIQRVDEGASPDESWETFTQAVDGLS from the coding sequence ATGCGCCACTCCACCACTCGACGAAAGGCCGCCGTCGGTGCCGCCCTGGCACTCGTGGCCGGCACGACCGCCGCCTGCGGCGGCGACTCCGAGGCCAGCCAGGCCTCGCTCGGCAAGGACGACGTCCTCACCATCACCACGTTCAGCGACTTCGGCTACGACGCGCTGATCGAGGAGTGGAACGCCGACCCCGACCGGCCCTTCTCGGTCGAGATGACCAAGATCGCCGACTGGGACCCGTGGAAGCAGACGCTGACCCAGAAGCTGCAGGCCGGTGACGGCCTCACCGACATCGTCGCCGTCGAGGGCGACGCGATGCCGCAGTTCCTCTCCGAGGGCGCCTCCGACCAGTTCGCCGACATCTCGGACCCCTCGCTCGACGACCGCTGGGTCGAGTACGCCTACCAGGCCGGACAGACCGCGGACGGCAAGCAGGTCGGCTATCCGACCGACGCCGGCCCGGAGGCCTTCTGCTACCGCGCCGACCTGTTCGAGAAGGCCGGGCTGCCCTCGGACCGCGAGGAGGTCGAGGCGATCTTCGAGACGTGGGACTCCTACTTCGCCGCCGGCGAGGAGCTCACTGCAGCGCTGCCCGAGACCAAGTGGTACGACTCCAGCGGCTCGATCGCCCAGGCGATGTTGAACCAGGCCGAGTTCCCGTTCCAGACGGCCGACAACACGATCGACGTGGAGAACGCCGAGCTCGAGCTGGTCTGGGACACCGTCACCGGCTACTCCACGACGCTCTCGCCGCGGGTCGTGCAGTGGAAGGAGGACTGGACCGCCAACTTCACCAACGACGGCTTCGCCACGATGCCGTGCCCGGGCTGGATGTTCTCCAACATCAAGTCCAACGCGCCCGAGGTGAAGGGTTGGGACATCGCCAACGCGTTCCCGGGCGGCGGCGGCAACTGGGGAGGCTCCTACCTCGCCGTGCCTGCCATGTCGGAGCACCAGGAGGAGGCCCAGGAGTTCGCCAGCTGGCTCACCGACGCCGACCAGGAGCTCGCGGCCTTCGAGGCCGCCGGCAACTACCCCGCCAACGTCGAGGCGCAGGAGAGCCTCGCCGCCGAGAACGCCACCGACCCCTACTTCAACGACGCTCCGACCGCGGTGATCCTCGCCGACCGCGCCGCCGCGGTGGAGCCGGGCCGTCCCTACAAGGGCGACATGTACTCCGACATCCTCGGCCTCTTCCAGACCGCGATCCAGCGCGTCGACGAGGGCGCCTCGCCGGACGAGTCCTGGGAGACCTTCACCCAGGCCGTCGACGGCCTGTCCTGA